A region of Moorena producens PAL-8-15-08-1 DNA encodes the following proteins:
- a CDS encoding MutS-related protein, with product MIILTGPNASGKSCYLRQVGLIQLMAQVGSFVPASEASLGICDRIFTRVGAVDDLATGQSTFMVEMNETANILNHATDKSLVLLDEIGRGTATFDGLSIAWAVGEYLAMEIKARTIFATHYHELNELASILPNVANYQVTVKELANEIIFLHQVQPGGANRSYGIEAGRLAGLPTSVINRAKQVMKQIEKHSKIALGLRKGIGKQLSARNTTGQKVSDQEITIEQLDIFDD from the coding sequence TTGATTATTTTGACCGGACCGAACGCGAGTGGGAAGAGTTGTTATTTGCGTCAGGTAGGATTGATTCAGTTGATGGCACAGGTGGGAAGTTTTGTGCCAGCATCGGAAGCAAGTTTGGGGATTTGCGATCGCATTTTTACCAGAGTCGGTGCAGTGGATGATTTAGCAACAGGCCAGTCTACGTTTATGGTGGAAATGAACGAGACGGCGAATATTCTCAATCATGCTACCGATAAGTCTTTAGTGTTGTTGGATGAGATTGGTCGAGGGACCGCAACCTTTGATGGTCTTTCCATTGCTTGGGCGGTGGGGGAGTATCTGGCCATGGAAATTAAGGCACGGACGATTTTTGCCACCCATTATCATGAGTTGAATGAGTTAGCCTCGATTTTGCCCAATGTCGCTAATTATCAGGTGACCGTAAAAGAGTTAGCCAATGAAATCATCTTTTTGCATCAGGTACAGCCAGGAGGAGCTAACCGTTCTTATGGGATTGAGGCAGGACGTTTAGCGGGTTTACCAACTTCAGTGATTAATCGGGCGAAGCAGGTGATGAAGCAAATTGAGAAGCACAGTAAAATTGCCCTGGGGTTACGCAAAGGGATTGGCAAACAATTGTCAGCTAGGAACACAACTGGCCAAAAGGTGAGCGACCAAGAGATTACCATCGAACAGTTGGATATTTTTGATGACTAA
- the iscB gene encoding RNA-guided endonuclease IscB: MRVFVLNKNRQPLDPCKPARARILLSTGKAKVYRRYPFTIILTEEIEEPITHTHQLKIDPGAKTSGLAIVQNSRVVWGGELNHRGFQIRDALTSRRQLRRARRNRKTRYRKPRFLNRPWSEGWLAPSLMSRVYNILTWVKKLTRLCPITGISQELVRFDTQKLQNPEISGIEYQQGTLYGYELREYLLEKWNRKCAYCGTTDTQLEIEHIKPKSKGGSDRISNLAIACHSCNQAKSNQEVEHFLSGKPDVLRRVKAQAKRPLADAAAVNATRWKLYHELKSIGLPVEVGSGGLTKFNRCRQNLPKTHWLDAANVGKIETLVIEVTHPLIITAKGHGTRQLCRTNKYGFPIRYCSRTKVHKGFQTGDIVRAVVTKGKKIGTYVGRVATRKSGSFNISTKSGLVQGISHKYCQFIHRKDGYAYTI; the protein is encoded by the coding sequence ATGCGTGTATTTGTACTAAATAAAAATCGACAACCTTTAGACCCCTGCAAACCGGCGAGAGCTAGAATTCTACTTTCGACAGGCAAAGCTAAGGTCTATCGTCGTTACCCATTTACTATAATTTTAACGGAGGAAATAGAAGAGCCAATAACTCATACTCATCAGCTCAAAATAGACCCTGGAGCAAAAACAAGTGGTTTGGCCATTGTTCAAAATAGCAGAGTGGTTTGGGGAGGTGAACTTAACCATAGAGGCTTTCAAATTAGAGACGCTTTGACTTCTCGTAGACAGTTAAGGCGCGCCCGTCGCAATCGTAAAACTCGGTATCGCAAGCCCAGGTTTCTTAACCGACCATGGTCAGAAGGCTGGTTAGCTCCTAGTCTGATGTCTAGAGTTTACAACATTTTAACTTGGGTCAAAAAACTAACTCGTTTATGTCCAATTACAGGTATCTCTCAAGAGTTGGTTAGATTTGATACTCAGAAACTGCAAAATCCTGAAATATCTGGGATCGAGTATCAGCAAGGTACGCTTTACGGTTACGAGCTTCGAGAGTATCTACTTGAAAAATGGAATCGTAAATGTGCTTACTGTGGGACAACAGATACTCAGTTAGAGATTGAGCATATCAAGCCTAAATCTAAAGGCGGTTCTGATAGAATTTCTAATTTAGCTATCGCGTGTCATTCATGTAATCAAGCTAAGTCTAATCAGGAGGTTGAGCATTTCTTGTCTGGAAAGCCTGATGTCTTGAGGCGGGTTAAAGCTCAAGCAAAACGACCTTTAGCTGATGCGGCAGCTGTTAATGCGACTCGCTGGAAGTTGTACCACGAACTAAAATCTATTGGGTTGCCTGTCGAAGTTGGTAGCGGCGGATTGACTAAGTTTAACCGATGTCGCCAAAACCTCCCTAAGACTCATTGGTTAGATGCTGCAAACGTCGGAAAAATTGAAACATTGGTGATCGAAGTAACCCATCCTTTGATAATTACCGCCAAAGGTCACGGCACTCGTCAACTTTGTCGAACCAACAAGTACGGATTCCCCATTCGTTACTGCTCAAGAACCAAAGTGCATAAAGGGTTCCAAACAGGGGACATTGTTCGTGCTGTGGTAACTAAAGGTAAAAAAATAGGTACTTACGTGGGGAGAGTCGCAACTCGAAAATCGGGTTCTTTCAATATCTCCACTAAATCAGGATTAGTACAGGGAATTAGCCACAAATATTGTCAGTTTATTCACAGAAAGGATGGTTATGCTTATACGATTTAA
- a CDS encoding MoaD/ThiS family protein, whose amino-acid sequence MSEPSITVTVKLFAAYQETYGLPELQLGFPPQTSVSAVLDRLLSEHPELEQWREVTRFGINLQFVPPDTPLQDGDEVVLIPPVSGG is encoded by the coding sequence ATGTCTGAACCATCAATCACTGTTACAGTCAAGCTTTTTGCTGCCTATCAAGAAACCTATGGCTTGCCAGAACTCCAGTTGGGATTTCCCCCTCAAACATCAGTATCAGCCGTGCTAGACCGTTTACTGAGTGAACACCCAGAGCTGGAGCAATGGCGTGAAGTAACCCGCTTTGGCATCAATCTGCAATTCGTTCCCCCCGATACCCCCTTGCAAGATGGGGATGAAGTGGTTCTGATTCCTCCTGTTAGCGGTGGGTAA
- a CDS encoding recombinase family protein, whose amino-acid sequence MKTIAYLYSNPLLDPVPDPAVWGLEVDQVYLDLGGRQEWQQLVADCQAQPPDYLLIRRLEELGECLAEISDRITQIETLGVCLIATEQSYNSAQLTDATNYTGIRASLLKLIHEIQQEVNSRRLRQGHARNRLKALPPPGKAPYGYRRGKDRYLIDRSTAPVVKDFFEQFLLYGSLRGAVRYLEQKYGKRISVTTGRRWLTNPVYRGDLGYQKNGEVISDTHSAILNREEAAQIDRLLRRNRQLPPRTASAPRSLAGLVVCQECQSGMTVVSVTQYRKNKQYLYLRPINCPKHPKCRAISYEQVLEQTIQLICQELPRAVAAMNAPSLDGLKESLQGKITQKKDNLEQLTLLTSSGVLDQETADLRAYKLRTEISQLQQQLAALPPVNLKAIAKTVSIPQFWIDLSESERRFYFREFIQKIEILRQVKEWQLQLVFIF is encoded by the coding sequence ATGAAAACCATTGCCTACCTGTACAGCAATCCCCTACTTGACCCAGTGCCTGACCCAGCAGTTTGGGGTTTGGAGGTGGATCAGGTCTATCTAGATTTGGGAGGACGTCAAGAGTGGCAGCAGTTAGTTGCGGATTGCCAAGCTCAACCCCCTGATTACTTGCTAATTCGTCGTCTGGAAGAACTCGGAGAGTGTTTAGCTGAAATTAGCGATCGCATTACCCAAATTGAAACCCTTGGTGTTTGCTTGATTGCCACAGAGCAATCTTACAATTCTGCTCAGCTAACGGATGCTACCAACTACACTGGGATTCGCGCTAGTTTACTGAAACTAATACACGAAATCCAGCAGGAAGTCAACAGCCGCCGCCTTCGGCAAGGGCACGCTCGTAATCGCCTCAAAGCCTTACCCCCACCAGGAAAAGCCCCCTATGGCTATCGGCGGGGCAAAGACCGCTATCTAATTGACCGCAGTACTGCACCGGTGGTTAAGGATTTTTTTGAACAGTTTCTGCTTTATGGTTCCTTGCGGGGTGCAGTACGGTATTTAGAGCAAAAATATGGTAAACGGATTTCCGTGACTACCGGGCGTCGTTGGCTGACAAATCCAGTCTATCGGGGAGACCTTGGCTATCAAAAAAATGGTGAGGTTATTTCCGATACCCATAGCGCCATTTTGAATCGGGAAGAAGCGGCACAAATTGACCGACTGCTCAGGCGCAACCGACAATTACCTCCTCGCACCGCCAGTGCTCCCCGTTCTTTAGCAGGGTTGGTGGTTTGTCAGGAATGCCAGTCGGGGATGACCGTTGTCAGTGTTACTCAATATCGTAAAAACAAACAATATCTCTACCTACGTCCGATCAATTGTCCTAAGCATCCCAAATGTCGTGCTATTAGTTATGAACAGGTTTTGGAGCAGACCATTCAACTGATCTGTCAGGAATTACCCCGTGCTGTTGCTGCTATGAATGCTCCCAGCTTGGATGGGCTTAAGGAATCCCTTCAGGGTAAAATTACTCAAAAAAAAGATAATTTAGAGCAGCTAACCCTGTTAACCTCTAGTGGGGTGCTTGATCAAGAAACTGCTGATTTACGAGCATACAAACTACGGACAGAAATTTCCCAATTGCAGCAGCAGCTAGCTGCTTTGCCCCCAGTGAATTTAAAAGCGATCGCTAAGACAGTATCCATTCCTCAATTCTGGATTGATTTATCAGAATCAGAGCGTAGGTTTTACTTTCGGGAGTTTATTCAAAAAATTGAAATCCTGCGTCAGGTAAAAGAATGGCAGCTGCAACTTGTGTTTATTTTCTAG
- a CDS encoding VOC family protein, which yields MEINQCLHVAVLVSDLEKAEHFYGNILGLSKVERELRFPGAWYQVGQFQIHLMVNSNAKVELKNPEKWGRNPHIAFSVVNLDEAKESLQAHGYPIQLSSSGRAALFTRDPDGNIIEISQISQMTT from the coding sequence ATGGAAATTAATCAGTGTCTTCATGTTGCTGTTTTAGTTTCTGATTTGGAAAAGGCAGAGCATTTTTACGGTAATATTTTGGGATTATCTAAAGTTGAACGAGAGCTGAGATTTCCTGGTGCTTGGTACCAAGTTGGTCAATTCCAAATTCACTTGATGGTTAATAGTAATGCTAAAGTTGAGCTAAAAAATCCTGAAAAATGGGGTCGTAATCCCCACATTGCCTTTAGCGTAGTAAATTTAGATGAAGCGAAGGAATCTCTACAAGCTCATGGTTACCCGATTCAATTGAGCTCATCTGGTCGTGCGGCATTGTTTACCCGAGATCCAGATGGTAATATTATTGAAATTAGTCAGATTAGTCAGATGACCACTTAG
- a CDS encoding Ig-like domain-containing protein: MKIQTFLQPIDRTAGVVIVILSLLIGILLWTGDRTAPRVREFTWQDKQVGAEDKAFILTFSRPMDQTSVEANLNIVPPIPGKISWAGRKMAYTPLLPLPYGTEYQFQLTGAVDQFAKPGNKTAMEPFKASFRTRDRAFAYVGVKAEEQGRLIFYNLTRQQKTILTPPDLLVMDFKFYPDGSRILFSGVRSQNQEQDLLSAKLYTVTTGISTRAPAQATVSSDSAGKVEQVLDSKDYQNLKFDLSADGKTIVVQRVSRSNPSEFGLWTIQPGAKPRPLDHEPGGDFLITPDSNAIAMAQGQGVGILPLTPNAQPLDFLPKFGMVINFAKDGSAAVMVKFNSDYTRSLFLVKNQGSEQEILRTTGSVHSCEFSAQNQILYCLLSQLIVGEEFKEEPFLAAISLKPNDKNEYTLKRLIVLPEQQEVHMSLSPDDLGILFDQIVPEQSSEEGLITDEGQIIANARLWLLPLVDDTSSDTPVKLEAEPLLTGFNARWLP, translated from the coding sequence GTGAAGATTCAAACTTTTCTTCAACCCATTGACCGTACTGCTGGGGTAGTCATAGTTATACTGAGTCTACTGATTGGTATATTACTGTGGACTGGCGATCGCACTGCGCCCAGGGTACGGGAATTTACGTGGCAAGATAAACAAGTCGGTGCGGAGGATAAAGCGTTTATCCTAACCTTCAGCCGTCCTATGGATCAGACTAGTGTAGAAGCGAATCTGAACATTGTTCCACCCATCCCGGGCAAAATTAGCTGGGCTGGACGTAAAATGGCTTATACTCCGCTGCTCCCTTTACCCTATGGCACCGAGTATCAATTCCAACTCACTGGGGCAGTAGACCAATTCGCTAAGCCTGGCAATAAGACTGCCATGGAACCGTTTAAGGCATCCTTCCGTACCCGTGACCGAGCCTTTGCCTATGTGGGTGTTAAAGCAGAAGAACAGGGGCGATTAATTTTCTATAATCTCACTCGCCAACAAAAAACTATCTTGACGCCTCCAGATTTGCTGGTTATGGACTTTAAGTTCTATCCTGATGGCAGCCGAATTCTTTTTTCTGGTGTTAGAAGTCAGAATCAAGAACAGGACTTGCTCTCCGCAAAATTATATACTGTGACCACCGGCATATCTACTCGTGCCCCAGCTCAAGCGACCGTATCGTCAGACTCTGCGGGTAAAGTTGAGCAGGTTCTCGATAGCAAAGACTACCAGAATCTGAAGTTTGATTTGTCTGCTGATGGTAAAACGATTGTGGTACAGCGGGTCAGTCGGAGTAATCCTTCGGAATTTGGGCTGTGGACCATACAACCTGGTGCCAAACCGAGACCATTAGACCATGAACCAGGAGGAGATTTTCTAATTACTCCTGATAGCAACGCCATCGCGATGGCTCAAGGTCAGGGAGTGGGCATTTTACCCTTGACACCAAATGCTCAACCCCTAGACTTTTTACCAAAGTTTGGCATGGTTATAAACTTTGCTAAGGATGGTTCAGCAGCAGTGATGGTGAAGTTTAATTCTGACTATACGCGATCGCTATTTTTAGTCAAAAACCAGGGCTCTGAGCAAGAGATACTGCGCACCACTGGTTCTGTCCATAGTTGTGAATTCTCAGCGCAAAACCAGATTCTCTATTGTCTGCTCAGCCAACTCATTGTTGGGGAAGAATTCAAAGAAGAACCTTTCCTAGCAGCGATTAGCCTTAAACCTAATGACAAGAATGAGTATACCTTAAAGCGCTTGATAGTTTTACCGGAGCAACAGGAAGTTCATATGAGTTTGTCCCCAGATGACTTAGGTATACTCTTTGATCAAATAGTCCCTGAACAGTCATCTGAGGAAGGTTTGATCACTGATGAAGGACAAATAATTGCCAATGCTAGACTCTGGCTATTACCTTTAGTGGATGATACATCTTCAGATACTCCAGTGAAGCTGGAAGCGGAACCACTCCTAACTGGATTTAATGCTCGTTGGCTACCTTGA
- a CDS encoding transposase, translating into MNRWLDMLRLQYNYLLRDRNDSYDQAKTPRLGNYCELKSGGEACPLTCSVSKNYSIGYPWKKSHKNPRRSAYEAQSSSLPILKKERPWYKSIHSTVLQQTLRQLDVAFAKFFKGETGYPKPKRRSRFRSFKYAPGQVKLNGNKIYLPGIGWMGFYNSRPIPEGFTLKSVTVRRKARGWFVSLQIEDKSVPPTPVKDNTEIDPLRVKGCDLGINKLISLSNGKTIANPAKQKSFRRRERRLKLRQKAASRKNKGSRNRGKSYEAVASLHERITNNRSAYHWGIANQLVDGTDALVFEDLNIKAMKSRCKPRPNESGSYDSAKPTFYERNGQSAKKGLNRSISNAAWGELVKKVEVVAAKSGIPVVKVNPKHTSVECPKCHHVSKSNRKKEKFVCTNCGHYDDADINGAINIKLRGLKKLGIDPLDARLR; encoded by the coding sequence ATGAACAGATGGTTGGATATGCTGAGATTACAGTATAATTACCTGTTGAGAGACAGAAATGATTCTTACGATCAAGCAAAAACTCCCAGGTTAGGCAATTACTGTGAATTAAAAAGTGGTGGGGAAGCGTGTCCATTGACCTGTTCAGTGAGTAAAAATTACTCTATAGGCTACCCTTGGAAGAAAAGTCATAAAAATCCAAGACGAAGTGCTTACGAAGCTCAAAGTTCCAGTCTGCCCATACTCAAGAAAGAAAGACCTTGGTATAAATCGATTCATTCAACTGTTTTACAACAGACCCTAAGACAGTTGGATGTCGCATTTGCTAAATTCTTCAAAGGAGAAACTGGATATCCAAAACCAAAAAGAAGGTCACGATTTAGAAGCTTCAAATACGCTCCTGGTCAGGTGAAGCTTAATGGAAACAAAATATACCTCCCAGGAATTGGATGGATGGGTTTTTATAACTCCCGTCCTATACCTGAGGGTTTTACCCTGAAGTCAGTCACTGTTCGCAGAAAAGCTCGTGGGTGGTTCGTAAGTCTTCAAATCGAAGATAAATCGGTTCCACCTACTCCAGTAAAAGATAATACCGAAATTGACCCTCTGAGAGTCAAAGGCTGCGATCTAGGTATCAATAAGTTAATAAGCCTATCTAATGGAAAAACAATAGCTAATCCGGCTAAACAAAAATCCTTTAGACGCAGGGAAAGGCGTTTGAAGTTGAGGCAGAAAGCTGCTAGCAGGAAGAATAAGGGGTCTAGGAATAGAGGGAAGTCTTATGAAGCGGTTGCTTCGCTTCATGAGCGGATAACAAATAATCGTAGTGCCTACCATTGGGGTATTGCCAATCAATTAGTTGACGGAACAGATGCTTTAGTATTTGAAGACCTCAATATTAAAGCAATGAAATCTCGGTGTAAACCTAGACCCAATGAAAGTGGTAGCTACGATTCGGCAAAGCCGACGTTTTACGAACGCAATGGGCAGTCGGCAAAAAAAGGTTTAAATAGGTCAATATCTAATGCAGCTTGGGGAGAATTGGTTAAAAAAGTAGAAGTCGTGGCTGCAAAGTCAGGCATACCAGTAGTCAAGGTAAATCCCAAGCACACGTCTGTTGAATGCCCAAAATGTCATCACGTCAGCAAAAGTAACAGAAAAAAAGAAAAGTTTGTCTGTACCAACTGTGGTCACTATGACGATGCTGACATTAATGGGGCAATAAACATCAAGTTGCGGGGTCTCAAAAAACTGGGAATTGACCCATTAGACGCGCGCCTTAGATAG
- a CDS encoding DUF2231 domain-containing protein, translating to MLEYLPPLNDHNLPYPDTIHPIVVHFVIAMVLFAVFCDAVGYFSRNYRLYEVSWWNLFFATISIFIAVIFGQIEAGLAEPYTAAEGTLNLHTLIGWSLSGIIAAVTAWRYIIRSRNPKELPIPFLGVGALLVGLVFVQVYLGDLLVWVYGLHTVPVVEGTREGLLQ from the coding sequence ATGCTAGAGTATCTCCCCCCACTCAACGATCACAACTTGCCATATCCCGATACAATTCATCCGATCGTGGTTCATTTTGTGATTGCCATGGTATTGTTTGCCGTCTTTTGTGACGCTGTCGGCTACTTTAGCCGTAATTATCGCCTGTATGAGGTAAGTTGGTGGAATTTATTTTTTGCGACTATTTCTATCTTTATTGCTGTTATTTTTGGGCAAATTGAAGCCGGATTAGCAGAGCCTTACACAGCAGCAGAGGGAACATTGAACCTGCATACGCTGATTGGCTGGTCTCTATCTGGCATCATTGCAGCGGTGACAGCATGGCGCTACATTATTCGTTCTCGCAATCCCAAAGAGTTACCCATCCCTTTTTTGGGAGTGGGGGCGTTGTTAGTAGGGTTAGTATTTGTCCAGGTCTACCTGGGTGACTTACTCGTTTGGGTCTATGGATTACATACTGTTCCGGTAGTAGAAGGGACTAGGGAGGGCTTGTTGCAATGA
- a CDS encoding DUF2231 domain-containing protein, whose protein sequence is MSSNLIDQLGSQLGANGLPYPIPIHPNLVHLTLGLFIVAIGFDIVGVLFPLEKPVFKILAIPATRSNFFDVGWYNMLAAAVVTFFTVAAGFYEIMLADPPTEVRSAWGLQAMETMLWHGVGGVLLLLLIVAMTVWRGFQRFVWNKDRARQVQWTYLLAGLGIFALMFVHGTLGAQLAADFGLHISADRLLRLGEDPNLLLK, encoded by the coding sequence ATGAGTTCAAACCTAATTGACCAACTGGGGAGCCAATTGGGAGCCAATGGCTTGCCTTACCCGATTCCGATTCATCCCAATCTGGTACATCTAACCCTTGGTTTATTTATCGTGGCCATCGGCTTTGATATTGTTGGGGTCTTGTTTCCCCTGGAAAAACCAGTCTTTAAGATACTGGCAATTCCTGCCACAAGATCCAATTTTTTTGATGTCGGCTGGTACAACATGCTGGCAGCAGCAGTGGTTACTTTCTTCACCGTTGCAGCCGGTTTCTATGAAATCATGCTGGCAGACCCACCCACAGAGGTTAGAAGTGCCTGGGGATTACAGGCCATGGAAACCATGCTTTGGCATGGAGTTGGCGGAGTCTTGCTGCTGCTGCTGATTGTAGCAATGACAGTATGGCGCGGATTTCAGCGATTTGTTTGGAATAAGGATAGGGCCAGACAAGTACAATGGACCTATTTGTTAGCGGGACTAGGGATTTTTGCACTGATGTTTGTTCACGGTACCCTGGGAGCGCAACTGGCGGCAGATTTTGGCCTACACATTAGCGCCGATCGCCTGTTGAGACTGGGAGAAGATCCAAACTTACTGTTGAAATAA
- a CDS encoding cytochrome c oxidase subunit II, with translation MNIRRILTLVVVAIALAGISLWMGQQAYSWFPPQASAESLLVDDLFSFLVTLGTFIFLGVVGTLTYSVLFQQAGKYDLSDGPAIEGNITLEIVWTAIPLALVIWIAAYSYQVYDQMSILGPMEHVHLEMATAEAAPIEPSTHSQMLERREPIERIEVLSRQWAWEFRYPEQSISSTELHLPNNHRIKLTLKSEDVIHGFYIPAFRVKQDIIPNQAIEFEFTPIREGNYRLRDSEYSGTYFAAMQADVVVESPESYQQWLAQAAVQPPAAAYNPAFEEYRRASETAISAGWKTVVPAAPPMVNYSGSNVPNKEL, from the coding sequence ATGAATATTCGCAGGATTTTGACCTTGGTTGTCGTTGCGATCGCATTAGCCGGGATTAGTCTGTGGATGGGTCAACAGGCTTACTCTTGGTTTCCTCCCCAAGCTTCAGCTGAATCCCTGCTAGTTGACGATTTATTCAGTTTCCTTGTGACACTGGGAACCTTTATTTTCTTAGGAGTAGTAGGAACCCTAACCTATTCAGTCTTGTTTCAGCAAGCAGGCAAGTATGACTTAAGCGATGGTCCAGCAATTGAAGGAAACATCACCCTGGAAATCGTCTGGACAGCGATTCCCTTAGCCTTAGTAATTTGGATTGCAGCCTACAGCTACCAGGTCTACGACCAGATGTCGATTCTCGGTCCGATGGAGCATGTTCATCTAGAAATGGCAACCGCTGAGGCTGCACCCATCGAGCCAAGCACTCACTCACAAATGCTTGAGAGGCGCGAACCAATAGAGCGCATCGAAGTCTTGTCTCGTCAGTGGGCGTGGGAATTTCGCTATCCGGAGCAGAGTATCAGCAGCACAGAACTTCATTTACCCAACAACCATCGCATCAAGCTTACCCTGAAATCAGAGGATGTGATACATGGGTTTTATATTCCCGCCTTTCGAGTCAAGCAGGATATTATCCCAAATCAGGCGATCGAGTTTGAATTTACTCCCATTCGCGAAGGCAACTATCGGTTGCGGGATTCTGAATACAGTGGGACTTACTTTGCAGCAATGCAGGCGGATGTGGTAGTAGAGTCCCCGGAATCCTATCAGCAGTGGCTTGCTCAAGCAGCGGTTCAACCACCCGCAGCAGCCTACAATCCAGCCTTCGAGGAATATCGTCGAGCCTCTGAAACAGCAATTAGTGCAGGCTGGAAAACGGTGGTTCCAGCTGCGCCTCCTATGGTGAATTACTCCGGTTCAAATGTGCCAAATAAAGAGTTATGA
- the ctaD gene encoding cytochrome c oxidase subunit I, producing MTNLSSVDAIASLGNQPSPGAPEDWKRFFSFSTDHKVIGIQYIVTSFFFFLIGGIFAMIVRGELITPEADLVDRTVYNAMFTLHGTVMLFLWTFPVLAGLANYLVPLMIGARDMAFPRLNALAFWMVPVFGIVLMGSFLAPGGPAQAGWWSYPPVSLQNPTGALINGQFLWLLAVALSGVSSILGAVNIVTTIIRMRSPGMTFFRMPVFVWAVLSAQIIQLFGLPALTAGAIMLLFDLTLGTSFFDPAKGGDPILFQHFFWFYSHPAVYVIILPIFGIFSEIFPVYARKPLFGYKVVAISSLIIVGLSAIVWVHHMFASGTPGWMRMLFMFSTMLISVPTGIKVFAWVATIWGGKLRLTSAMLFGLGGLVMFVFAGITGIMLAAVPVDIHVNNTYFVVGHFHYVIYGATVMGIYAAFYHWFPKMTGRMYNEGLGKLHFALTFIGANLNFFPMHPLGLQGMPRRVASYDPEFAFWNVVASIGAFLLGMSTLPFILNMVGSWVQGEKAPANPWRAIGIEWLVSSPPTHENFEQLPVVVAEPYGYGKSEPLVSNPDALEVIHEPN from the coding sequence ATGACCAATCTTTCTTCGGTTGACGCGATCGCTTCCTTGGGCAACCAGCCCTCGCCCGGTGCCCCTGAAGACTGGAAACGCTTTTTCAGCTTCAGCACCGATCACAAAGTGATTGGGATTCAGTATATTGTCACCTCTTTTTTCTTTTTTCTGATTGGTGGAATCTTTGCCATGATCGTCCGGGGTGAACTGATTACCCCAGAAGCCGATCTGGTTGATCGCACCGTCTACAATGCTATGTTTACCCTCCACGGAACAGTAATGCTGTTCTTGTGGACTTTTCCAGTGTTAGCCGGGCTGGCCAATTACCTAGTACCCCTGATGATTGGGGCACGGGATATGGCATTTCCCCGGCTGAATGCCCTGGCCTTCTGGATGGTGCCCGTCTTTGGGATTGTCCTGATGGGAAGCTTTTTAGCTCCAGGAGGCCCAGCCCAGGCAGGTTGGTGGTCTTATCCACCCGTGAGCCTGCAAAACCCTACTGGTGCTTTGATTAACGGTCAATTTCTCTGGCTACTAGCCGTGGCGCTTTCGGGAGTATCCTCTATTCTAGGAGCTGTCAATATCGTAACCACGATTATTCGGATGCGATCGCCCGGAATGACCTTCTTCCGAATGCCTGTATTTGTCTGGGCTGTACTCAGTGCCCAGATTATTCAATTATTTGGCTTACCTGCCCTGACTGCTGGAGCCATCATGCTGTTGTTTGATTTAACCCTAGGCACCAGCTTTTTTGACCCTGCCAAAGGGGGCGATCCCATTCTGTTCCAGCACTTTTTCTGGTTCTACTCTCACCCAGCCGTTTACGTAATTATCCTGCCGATTTTTGGCATTTTTTCAGAAATATTCCCAGTTTACGCCCGCAAGCCCCTTTTTGGTTACAAAGTAGTTGCTATTTCATCCCTAATTATTGTTGGGTTGAGCGCTATAGTCTGGGTGCATCACATGTTTGCTAGCGGCACCCCCGGATGGATGCGGATGCTGTTTATGTTCTCCACAATGTTGATTTCCGTGCCAACTGGCATCAAAGTCTTTGCTTGGGTAGCAACCATTTGGGGAGGTAAACTCAGACTCACCAGCGCCATGCTTTTCGGACTAGGTGGCTTGGTGATGTTCGTATTTGCGGGCATTACTGGCATTATGTTAGCAGCCGTTCCAGTAGATATTCACGTCAACAACACCTATTTCGTTGTTGGTCACTTTCACTACGTTATCTATGGCGCAACAGTTATGGGGATTTATGCCGCCTTCTACCATTGGTTCCCCAAAATGACAGGGCGCATGTATAATGAAGGGTTGGGAAAACTGCACTTTGCCCTGACCTTTATCGGAGCCAATCTCAATTTCTTCCCCATGCACCCATTAGGACTGCAAGGCATGCCCCGCCGAGTTGCGTCCTACGATCCCGAATTTGCCTTTTGGAATGTGGTTGCTAGCATTGGAGCGTTCCTGTTGGGCATGTCTACTTTGCCCTTTATCCTCAATATGGTCGGTTCCTGGGTACAAGGAGAAAAAGCACCAGCCAATCCCTGGCGGGCGATCGGGATAGAATGGCTTGTCTCCTCCCCGCCCACTCACGAGAACTTTGAACAGTTGCCTGTGGTGGTTGCCGAACCCTATGGCTATGGCAAATCTGAACCTTTGGTTTCTAACCCTGATGCGCTAGAAGTTATTCATGAACCCAACTGA